The Amblyomma americanum isolate KBUSLIRL-KWMA chromosome 3, ASM5285725v1, whole genome shotgun sequence genome window below encodes:
- the LOC144123522 gene encoding UPF0764 protein C16orf89 homolog isoform X1 translates to MATVGSGPALRRAVLVTALLSQSCMAASVSSLPEIRPLGARILSALEGAVDALATNMDSIYLDAALGLRVADDRLQELISQASDNDDTGAYRLSSGLGATVGDLRVLQQKTELLADTATRHVLGTKQGCAHETLAHGLLRKGLWKYAAAGDRRMPVDEEPELTAPDLVERASDDCIQQLFSAGHCADLNNTCWVAMTGGRQHGYALTHQAIFLTIGIRLNCTAKLNSLAVLHAQPPVGRNLASKCAQVADDAQLILDENFPLRLRDLFMEQGVVCGFMDLPVFKDASAMEAVLSWQRDDGCYVAEHDEPATNSNPKKVKREERKGKDGCSLHMTSVAAGALATYLHILYRAQHGPKMP, encoded by the exons ATGGCCACCGTTGGAAGCGGTCCAGCCCTGCGGAGAGCAGTGCTCGTAACGGCGCTGCTGAGCCAAAGCTGCATGGCGGCTTCGGTCTCCAGCTTGCCAGAGATCCGTCCATTGGGTGCCCGCATTTTGTCGGCTTTGGAAGGCGCCGTTGATGCCCTGGCGACCAACATGGATTCGATATACCTGGACGCTGCGCTGGGACTGCGTGTCGCCGACG ATCGCCTGCAGGAGCTCATTAGTCAAGCATCTGACAACGACGACACAGGCGCTTACAGACTGTCGAGTGGGCTCGGCGCCACTGTCGGAGACTTACGCGTTCTCCAGCAAAAAACTGAATTGCTGGCGGACACCGCGACAAGGCATGTGCTTGGCACAAAGCAAGGCTGTGCACATGAAACAC TAGCCCACGGTCTGCTGCGGAAAGGTCTGTGGAAGTACGCGGCTGCCGGGGACCGGCGCATGCCTGTGGACGAAGAGCCCGAGCTCACGGCACCCGACTTGGTCGAGcgcgcctccgacgactgcatCCAGCAGCTGTTCTCGGCCGGCCACTGTGCGGACCTGAACAACACCTGCTGGGTGGCCATGACGGGAGGACGGCAGCACGGCTATGCCCTCACGCACCAAGCGATCTTCCTCACTATCGGCATCCGG CTCAACTGCACGGCGAAGCTGAACTCCTTGGCCGTACTTCACGCACAGCCGCCAGTCGGTCGGAACCTGGCGTCCAAGTGCGCGCAAGTAGCTGACGACGCGCAGCTCATTCTGGACGAGAACTTCCCGCTGCGTCTTAGGGACCTCTTCATGGAGCAAG GTGTCGTGTGCGGTTTCATGGACCTGCCAGTGTTCAAGGATGCGTCCGCTATGGAAGCGGTGCTTTCTTGGCAGAGAGATGATGGTTGCTACGTCGCCGAGCATGATGAACCTGCTACAAACTCGAATCCCAAGAAGGTCAAAAGGGAAGAACGTAAAGGAAAAG ATGGCTGCTCCCTGCACATGACAAGCGTGGCGGCCGGAGCCCTCGCCACCTACCTGCACATTCTGTATCGCGCTCAACACGGCCCGAAAATGCCTTGA
- the LOC144123522 gene encoding UPF0764 protein C16orf89 homolog isoform X2 → MATVGSGPALRRAVLVTALLSQSCMAASVSSLPEIRPLGARILSALEGAVDALATNMDSIYLDAALGLRVADDRLQELISQASDNDDTGAYRLSSGLGATVGDLRVLQQKTELLADTATRHVLGTKQGCAHETPHGLLRKGLWKYAAAGDRRMPVDEEPELTAPDLVERASDDCIQQLFSAGHCADLNNTCWVAMTGGRQHGYALTHQAIFLTIGIRLNCTAKLNSLAVLHAQPPVGRNLASKCAQVADDAQLILDENFPLRLRDLFMEQGVVCGFMDLPVFKDASAMEAVLSWQRDDGCYVAEHDEPATNSNPKKVKREERKGKDGCSLHMTSVAAGALATYLHILYRAQHGPKMP, encoded by the exons ATGGCCACCGTTGGAAGCGGTCCAGCCCTGCGGAGAGCAGTGCTCGTAACGGCGCTGCTGAGCCAAAGCTGCATGGCGGCTTCGGTCTCCAGCTTGCCAGAGATCCGTCCATTGGGTGCCCGCATTTTGTCGGCTTTGGAAGGCGCCGTTGATGCCCTGGCGACCAACATGGATTCGATATACCTGGACGCTGCGCTGGGACTGCGTGTCGCCGACG ATCGCCTGCAGGAGCTCATTAGTCAAGCATCTGACAACGACGACACAGGCGCTTACAGACTGTCGAGTGGGCTCGGCGCCACTGTCGGAGACTTACGCGTTCTCCAGCAAAAAACTGAATTGCTGGCGGACACCGCGACAAGGCATGTGCTTGGCACAAAGCAAGGCTGTGCACATGAAACAC CCCACGGTCTGCTGCGGAAAGGTCTGTGGAAGTACGCGGCTGCCGGGGACCGGCGCATGCCTGTGGACGAAGAGCCCGAGCTCACGGCACCCGACTTGGTCGAGcgcgcctccgacgactgcatCCAGCAGCTGTTCTCGGCCGGCCACTGTGCGGACCTGAACAACACCTGCTGGGTGGCCATGACGGGAGGACGGCAGCACGGCTATGCCCTCACGCACCAAGCGATCTTCCTCACTATCGGCATCCGG CTCAACTGCACGGCGAAGCTGAACTCCTTGGCCGTACTTCACGCACAGCCGCCAGTCGGTCGGAACCTGGCGTCCAAGTGCGCGCAAGTAGCTGACGACGCGCAGCTCATTCTGGACGAGAACTTCCCGCTGCGTCTTAGGGACCTCTTCATGGAGCAAG GTGTCGTGTGCGGTTTCATGGACCTGCCAGTGTTCAAGGATGCGTCCGCTATGGAAGCGGTGCTTTCTTGGCAGAGAGATGATGGTTGCTACGTCGCCGAGCATGATGAACCTGCTACAAACTCGAATCCCAAGAAGGTCAAAAGGGAAGAACGTAAAGGAAAAG ATGGCTGCTCCCTGCACATGACAAGCGTGGCGGCCGGAGCCCTCGCCACCTACCTGCACATTCTGTATCGCGCTCAACACGGCCCGAAAATGCCTTGA